In Fusarium oxysporum Fo47 chromosome XII, complete sequence, one DNA window encodes the following:
- a CDS encoding glycoside hydrolase superfamily, with protein MGSLSINIPHLRRNENSKQLIVNGRPFLIRAGELQNSSLTSVEYMEPVWQKMVDTNINTLLGCVTWEMIEPEEDTFDFSVLDEIILAARKRSLHLVLLWFGSFKNGLSTYVPSWVKQNPKRFPRAKLRKAGGRLETADVVSLFHPESRKADAKAFGALMKHLRELDESHSTVIMVQVENESGLLGDSRDGSEIAEKAFRQPVPQELIEFLTSSWENLHGDIKKHNLAHFDPAGLEGGDWETVFGSSPRTDELFMAYHYALYVNQVAGAGKTQYPIPHYTNMWMNYAGDDTDNDFPVIVGGGGMPGDYPSGGAVSNVMDVWMQFAPNLDFLGPDIYLNDYERSCAKYRHRNQPLFVPEQRRDEYGARRMWIAYGSYAAMGVAPFGVDTIEPADNPFTKHYGLLKSVSAIVLEAQRQPNSSIGFCFDEIPNGASKNISHPIKRSWGDFDITIDRCFVFGKPGPGAGMVIHRGPGKFLLIGWGFHVSAKSLLKNTTFTGILKFEEKAVDDEETGRLRTVRVLNGDETRSGSFAMMPGEDPDYGGFPISVTVPARTMIAEVTFYTISE; from the exons ATGGGATCACTGAGTATCAACATTCCTCACCTGAGGCGCAATGAGAACTCCAAACAACTCATAGTCAACGGACGCCCATTCCTCATACGAGCAGGCGAACTTCAAAACTCTTCCTTGACATCAGTCGAGTACATGGAGCCAGTTTGGCAGAAGATGGTAGACACAAACATCAACACTCTGCTAGGCTGCGTGACCTGGGAGATGATCGAGCCCGAAGAAGATACTTTCGACTTTTCTGTTCTCGACGAGATTATCCTTGCAGCGCGAAAGCGTTCATTGCATCTTGTGTTGCTCTGGTTCGGCTCATTCAAAAACG GGCTCTCGACATACGTGCCATCATGGGTTAAGCAGAACCCGAAGCGATTCCCTCGAGCGAAACTGCGCAAAGCTGGCGGTCGTCTTGAAACCGCTGATGTTGTATCACTCTTCCACCCAGAATCTCGCAAGGCTGACGCCAAAGCGTTCGGCGCACTAATGAAGCATCTCCGGGAATTGGATGAGTCTCACTCCACTGTCATCATGGTTCAAGTTGAGAATGAGAGTGGCTTGTTGGGCGACTCGCGTGATGGGTCTGAAATAGCTGAAAAGGCGTTTCGCCAACCTGTGCCACAGGAGCTCATCGAGTTCCTCACTTCAAGCTGGGAAAACCTTCACGGAGATATCAAGAAGCACAACCTGGCCCACTTCGACCCTGCAGGACTTGAAGGCGGTGACTGGGAGACAGTCTTTGGATCAAGTCCTCGTACCGATGAACTGTTCATGGCATACCACTATGCTCTCTACGTCAACCAAGTGGCGGGAGCTGGAAAAACACAATATCCCATTCCGCACTACACCAATATGTGGATGAACTACGCCGGAGACGATACGGACAACGACTTCCCGGTTATTGTAGGTGGGGGCGGTATGCCAGGGGATTATCCCTCCGGTGGTGCCGTGAGCAACGTCATGGATGTCTGGATGCAGTTTGCGCCCAACTTAGACTTCCTCGGTCCTGACATCTATCTCAACGATTACGAAAGGTCCTGTGCAAAGTATAGGCATAGAAATCAACCACTCTTTGTTCCGGAACAGCGACGCGATGAGTATGGCGCTCGGCGTATGTGGATTGCCTACGGATCCTATGCGGCGATGGGTGTAGCTCCTTTTGGCGTTGATACCATAGAACCAGCCGACAATCCCTTCACCAAGCACTACGGACTTCTCAAGTCAGTGTCGGCTAttgttcttgaagctcaACGTCAGCCAAATTCATCTATTGGCTTCTGCTTTGATGAAATACCGAACGGCGCATCCAAAAATATCTCTCACCCCATCAAGCGAAGCTGGGGAGATTTCGACATCACAATTGATCGATGCTTCGTCTTTGGAAAACCAGGACCAGGGGCAGGCATGGTTATTCATCGAGGGCCCGGTAAGTTCCTGTTGATCGGCTGGGGATTCCATGTTAGTGCAAAGAGTTTATTGAAGAATACAACCTTCACGGGGATCCTCAAATTCGAGGAAAAGGCTGTGGATGACGAGGAAACTGGTCGCTTGCGAACAGTGCGCGTCTTGAACGGGGATGAGACTAGGAGTGGCAGCTTTGCCATGATGCCTGGCGAGGATCCTGACTATGGTGGCTTTCCTATCTCTGTCACTGTCCCAGCGAGGACAATGATTGCCGAGGTCACCTTTTATACCATTTCCGAGTAG
- a CDS encoding Alpha/Beta hydrolase protein: protein MSTIKPYQINIPDSKIERLKQKLALTDFPADNNQSWERGALVDDVKRLAKTWQTTFDWRAVEASLNKLPHFITSIGIEGFGALDVHFIHKKSDRTDAIPLLFLHGWPGSFVEVTRVLESLVDSNGGPSFHVVAPSLIDFGFSSASKPGFQVEHHAKLYDRLMNELGYEKYVIQAGDVGSIIARDMAASFGNSRCMALHTNTPLPSEPKEDTHPDLYKQLQKTPLTEGELKALVRAGEVSKTGMGYYSIQSTKPTTIGFSLRDSPVGLLAWIYEKLLQWSDAYEWTDEEILTWVSIYWFSTAGPDAPSNLYYAFEQSNPVAFAAAGAFIDVPLGISRFMNDLVLLPKLWNQTLGPVVFQEEHERGGHFAAWEQPGAIVGDLRLMFGDSDIGRKSSNHFTTDHLTSDRFIR from the exons ATGTCGACTATAAAACCCTACCAGATAAACATACCCGACTCAAAGATTGAGCGCCTCAAGCAGAAGCTGGCACTGACAGACTTTCCTGCAGATAACAATCAGTCTTGGGAGCGAGGTGCACTAGTTGATGATGTCAAAAGACTGGCGAAAACATGGCAGACAACCTTTGACTGGCGGGCAGTTGAAGCCAGTCTGAATAAATTGCCCCATTTCATCACATCCATTGGTATCGAAGGTTTTGGGGCCCTTGACGTGCATTTTATCCACAAGAAAAGTGACAGGACAGACGCGATTcctcttctgtttcttcaTGGATGGCCCGGTAGTTTTGTCGAAGTGACCAGGGTTCTCGAATCTCTGGTCGACAGCAATGGCGGCCCCAGCTTTCATGTTGTCGCACCAAGTCTCATCGACTTTGGGTTCTCATCGGCGAGCAAG CCCGGATTCCAAGTTGAACATCACGCAAAGCTGTATGACAGACTTATGAATGAACTCGGATATGAGAAATACG TAATCCAAGCCGGCGACGTCGGAAGCATTATTGCGCGTGACATGGCGGCATCATTCGGCAACTCACGCTGCATGGCTCTTCACACCAACACGCCTCTGCCCAGTGAGCCAAAGGAGGATACCCATCCGGATCTGTACAAGCAATTACAAAAGACACCCCTTACCGAGGGCGAGCTCAAAGCGCTTGTACGTGCGGGCGAGGTCTCGAAAACCGGTATGGGATACTACAGCATCCAGTCAACAAAGCCAACGACAATCGGCTTCTCTCTCCGTGATAGCCCAGTCGGATTACTCGCATGGATCTACGAAAAACTCCTTCAATGGAGCGATGCGTATGAATGGACTGATGAAGAGATACTCACCTGGGTTAGCATCTATTGGTTCTCTACTGCGGGGCCTGATGCACCGAGTAACCTCTACTACGCATTTGAGCAATCCAACCCCGTCGCATTTGCTGCTGCAGGGGCGTTCATCGATGTACCTCTGGGCATCTCTCGGTTTATGAATGACCTTGTTCTGTTGCCCAAGTTGTGGAATCAGACTCTTGGTCCCGTCGTTTTTCAGGAGGAGCATGAGCGCGGTGGTCACTTTGCGGCGTGGGAACAGCCGGGCGCTATAGTTGGGGATCTGCGGTTGATGTTTGGCGATTCTGACATTGGACGGAAG TCTAGTAATCACTTCACTACTGATCACCTTACTAGTGATCGCTTTATTAGGTAA